One Shewanella sp. MR-4 DNA window includes the following coding sequences:
- a CDS encoding MtrB/PioB family decaheme-associated outer membrane protein, whose product MKFKLNLITLALLANTSLAVAADGYGLANANTDKVKLSAWSCKGCVVETGVSGTVGVGVGYNGEEDIRSANAFGSKNEVAGKFDADLAYRGEKGYRASVEAYQLGMDGGRLDVNAGKQGQYNINLNYRQIATYDSNSALSPYSGIGGNNLTLPDNWVTAGSSSQMPLLMDSLNSLELSLKRERAGLGFEYQGESLWSTYVNYMREEKTGLKQTSGSFFNQSMMLAEPVDYTTDTIEAGVKLKGDRWFTALSYNGSIFKNEYNQLNFDSAFNPTFGAQTTGAIALDPDNQSHTVSLMGQYNDGSNSLSGRILTGQMSQDQSLVTSGYGYQLPTDAVDAKVDLLGMNLKVVSKVSNSLRLTGSYDYYDRDNNTPIEEWTQISINNVSGKVAYNTPYDNRTQRFKVAADYRITHGIKLDGGYDFKRDEREYQDRESTDENTVWARLRVNSFDMWDMWVKGSYGNRDGSQYQASEWTSSETNSLLRKYNLADRDRTQIEARITHTPLESLTIDFGARYALDDYTDTVIGLTESKDTSYDANISYMITADLLATAFYNHQTIESEQAGSSNYSTPTWTGFIEDKVDVVGAGISYNNLLENKLRLGLDYTYSDSDSNTQVRQGITGDYGDYFAKVHNINLYAQYQATEKLALRFDYKIENYKDNDAANDIAVDGIWNVVGFGSNSHDYTAQMLMLSMSYKL is encoded by the coding sequence ATGAAATTCAAACTCAATTTGATCACTCTAGCGTTATTAGCCAACACCAGCTTAGCCGTAGCTGCCGATGGTTATGGCCTCGCCAATGCCAATACCGACAAAGTGAAACTCTCAGCATGGAGCTGTAAAGGCTGCGTGGTTGAAACGGGCGTATCTGGCACTGTCGGTGTCGGCGTAGGTTACAATGGCGAAGAGGACATTCGCTCTGCCAATGCCTTTGGTTCTAAAAACGAAGTTGCGGGCAAGTTCGATGCAGACCTTGCTTACCGTGGTGAAAAAGGTTACCGCGCCAGTGTTGAAGCCTATCAACTGGGAATGGACGGCGGACGTTTAGATGTGAATGCGGGCAAACAAGGCCAGTACAATATCAATCTGAACTACCGCCAAATTGCCACCTACGATAGCAATAGTGCCCTCTCGCCCTATTCTGGTATCGGCGGCAATAACTTAACCTTGCCCGATAACTGGGTCACCGCAGGTTCGAGCAGCCAAATGCCACTGTTGATGGACAGCCTCAACAGCCTCGAGTTATCACTGAAACGTGAACGCGCAGGCCTTGGGTTCGAATATCAGGGTGAATCGCTGTGGAGCACCTATGTGAACTACATGCGTGAAGAAAAAACCGGTTTAAAACAAACCTCTGGTAGCTTCTTCAACCAATCTATGATGTTGGCAGAACCCGTGGATTACACCACTGACACCATAGAAGCGGGCGTGAAACTTAAAGGCGATCGTTGGTTCACAGCGCTCAGTTACAATGGTTCAATTTTCAAAAATGAATACAACCAGCTGAACTTTGACAGTGCCTTCAACCCCACCTTTGGTGCGCAAACGACTGGTGCCATTGCACTCGATCCCGATAACCAGTCACACACTGTGTCGCTGATGGGTCAGTATAACGACGGCAGTAACTCACTGTCTGGCCGTATTTTAACCGGACAAATGAGCCAAGATCAGTCACTGGTGACCTCTGGCTACGGTTATCAACTGCCAACGGATGCGGTAGACGCCAAAGTCGATCTGCTGGGCATGAACCTCAAAGTCGTGAGCAAGGTCAGCAACTCCCTTCGCTTGACGGGTAGTTACGATTATTACGATCGTGACAACAATACCCCAATCGAAGAGTGGACTCAGATCAGCATCAACAATGTCAGTGGTAAAGTGGCCTATAACACCCCTTACGATAACCGCACACAGCGCTTTAAAGTGGCGGCGGATTATCGTATTACCCACGGCATTAAGCTCGATGGTGGTTATGACTTCAAGCGTGACGAACGTGAGTATCAAGACCGTGAAAGCACAGATGAGAACACCGTTTGGGCCCGTTTGCGCGTCAATAGCTTCGACATGTGGGACATGTGGGTAAAAGGCAGTTACGGCAACCGTGACGGCTCACAATACCAAGCGTCTGAATGGACGTCTTCTGAAACCAACAGCCTGTTACGTAAGTACAACCTGGCTGACCGTGACAGAACCCAAATCGAAGCACGCATCACCCATACGCCACTCGAAAGCCTGACCATAGACTTCGGTGCCCGTTATGCGCTGGATGATTATACCGATACTGTGATTGGCTTAACTGAGTCAAAAGACACCAGTTACGATGCCAATATCAGCTATATGATCACCGCTGACTTACTGGCAACGGCCTTCTACAACCACCAAACCATAGAATCAGAACAAGCGGGTAGCAGCAATTACAGCACCCCAACCTGGACTGGCTTTATTGAAGACAAAGTGGATGTGGTTGGCGCAGGCATCAGCTACAACAATCTGCTGGAGAACAAGTTACGCCTAGGTCTGGATTACACTTACTCAGACTCCGACAGTAACACTCAAGTCAGACAAGGTATCACCGGCGACTATGGCGACTATTTTGCCAAAGTCCATAACATTAACTTATACGCTCAATATCAAGCGACCGAGAAACTCGCGCTACGCTTCGATTACAAAATTGAGAACTATAAGGACAATGACGCCGCTAACGATATCGCCGTTGATGGCATTTGGAACGTCGTAGGCTTTGGCAGCAACAGCCATGACTACACCGCACAAATGCTGATGCTGAGCATGAGTTACAAGCTCTAA
- the panP gene encoding pyridoxal-dependent aspartate 1-decarboxylase PanP codes for MTQKLPRQATASEDSLMRIFTVPEDAESTLSIIEQKLSEDLAGFLGDSIAALEKPLSEIETDFQAFEIPSQPRFVSDYTDEIMQNLVAHSVHTAAPSFIGHMTSALPYFVLPLSKMMVGLNQNLVKIETSKAFTPLERQVLGMMHHLIYAQNDDFYRNWMHSANHSLGAFCSGGTVANITALWIARNQLLKADGDFKGVTREGLIKALRHYGFDDLAILVSERGHYSLGKAVDLLGIGRDNIISIPTDGNNKVDVAKMREVAAELANKRIKVMAIVGVAGTTETGNIDPLRELAALASELNCHFHVDAAWGGASLLSNKYRHLLDGIELADSVTIDAHKQMYVPMGAGMVLFKNPEFAHAIAHHAEYILRRGSKDLGSQTLEGSRPGMAMLVHACLQIIGRDGYEILINNSLEKARYFAEQIDAHPDFELVTAPELCLLTYRYVPSNVQAAMQLAIEQGDKTKLARYNELLDGLTQFIQKHQREQGKSFVSRTRIQPARYFRQPTVVFRVVLANPLTSHEILNQVLIEQGEIAALDKEFLPALLAMVNE; via the coding sequence ATGACCCAAAAACTCCCTCGCCAAGCCACCGCGTCTGAAGACAGTTTGATGCGAATTTTCACTGTGCCCGAAGATGCGGAATCCACCTTAAGCATTATCGAGCAGAAGCTTTCCGAGGACTTAGCGGGCTTTTTGGGTGACAGCATTGCCGCGCTAGAAAAGCCGCTTTCCGAAATCGAAACCGATTTTCAAGCCTTTGAAATTCCAAGCCAGCCGCGTTTTGTCTCCGACTACACCGACGAAATCATGCAAAACCTCGTGGCGCATTCGGTGCATACGGCGGCCCCCAGTTTTATCGGCCATATGACCTCGGCACTGCCCTATTTCGTGTTGCCACTGTCGAAAATGATGGTGGGGCTGAATCAAAACTTGGTCAAAATCGAAACCTCCAAAGCCTTTACGCCGCTTGAGCGCCAAGTGCTCGGCATGATGCACCATTTGATTTACGCTCAAAACGATGATTTTTATCGTAATTGGATGCACAGCGCCAACCATTCCCTCGGCGCATTTTGCTCCGGCGGCACTGTGGCTAACATCACCGCCCTGTGGATTGCCCGCAACCAATTACTCAAGGCCGATGGCGACTTTAAAGGCGTGACCCGCGAAGGCTTAATCAAGGCGCTGCGCCACTATGGCTTCGATGATTTAGCGATTCTGGTCTCCGAGCGCGGCCACTACTCCTTAGGTAAGGCCGTCGATCTGCTCGGTATCGGTCGCGACAATATCATCAGCATCCCTACCGATGGCAATAACAAAGTCGACGTTGCCAAAATGCGCGAAGTCGCCGCCGAACTGGCAAATAAACGCATTAAAGTCATGGCGATTGTTGGGGTGGCTGGCACCACCGAGACGGGCAATATCGACCCTCTGCGCGAACTTGCCGCCTTAGCAAGTGAGCTAAACTGCCACTTCCATGTGGATGCGGCTTGGGGCGGCGCAAGCTTATTATCCAATAAATACCGTCACTTACTCGATGGTATTGAACTCGCTGATTCAGTCACCATCGATGCCCATAAGCAAATGTATGTCCCCATGGGCGCGGGCATGGTGTTATTTAAAAATCCTGAGTTTGCCCATGCGATTGCCCACCACGCCGAATATATTCTGCGCCGAGGTTCCAAGGATTTAGGCAGCCAAACGCTCGAAGGCTCACGCCCCGGCATGGCGATGTTAGTGCACGCCTGTTTGCAGATTATCGGCCGCGATGGTTACGAAATCCTGATCAATAACAGCCTTGAAAAAGCGCGTTATTTTGCCGAGCAAATCGACGCACACCCGGACTTTGAACTAGTCACCGCACCAGAGCTGTGCCTGCTCACCTATCGTTATGTGCCTTCGAATGTGCAGGCGGCCATGCAACTGGCGATTGAACAAGGCGATAAGACCAAACTCGCTCGCTATAATGAGCTGCTCGATGGTCTAACCCAATTTATTCAAAAACACCAACGCGAACAGGGTAAATCCTTTGTCTCGCGCACCCGAATTCAACCCGCGCGCTACTTTAGACAACCCACAGTGGTGTTTCGCGTGGTATTAGCTAATCCGTTGACTAGCCATGAGATCCTTAATCAAGTGCTTATCGAGCAAGGTGAAATTGCCGCATTAGATAAAGAGTTTTTACCTGCGCTATTAGCCATGGTCAATGAATAG
- a CDS encoding GntP family permease → MNLVLILIGVIAFIVIATSKFKLHPFLTLILAAFIAAFAYGLPSGDIAKTITTGFGNILGYIGLVIVLGTIIGIILEKSGAAITMADVVIKVLGKRFPTLTMSIIGYLVSIPVFCDSGFVILNSLKQSMANRMKVSSVSMSVALATGLYATHTFVPPTPGPIAAAGNLGLESNLGLVIGVGLFVAAVAALAGMLWANRFASVEPDGEGAEELKAQAADFEALKQSYGTLPSPLKAFAPIFVPILLICLGSIANFPSAPLGKEGLFSLLVFLGQPVNALLIGLFLSLLLLKSDNKIAEFSERISQGLVAAAPIILITGAGGAFGAVLKATPIGDYLGSSLSALGVGIFMPFIVAAALKSAQGSSTVALVATSALVAPMLGDIGLGSDMGRVLTVMAIGAGAMTVSHANDSFFWVVTQFSRMSVKQAYKAQTMATLIQGVTAMLTVYVLSLVLL, encoded by the coding sequence ATGAACTTAGTGCTCATCCTCATTGGCGTGATTGCATTTATTGTTATCGCGACCTCAAAATTTAAGCTCCATCCGTTTTTAACCTTAATTCTGGCCGCCTTTATCGCCGCCTTCGCCTACGGTTTACCGAGTGGCGATATTGCCAAAACCATCACCACAGGCTTTGGTAATATCCTCGGCTATATCGGTCTGGTGATCGTGTTAGGTACCATTATCGGTATCATCCTCGAAAAGAGCGGCGCCGCCATTACCATGGCGGACGTGGTGATCAAAGTCTTGGGTAAACGCTTCCCAACACTCACTATGTCCATCATCGGTTATTTAGTGTCGATTCCGGTGTTTTGTGACTCGGGTTTCGTCATTTTAAACTCGCTTAAACAATCCATGGCCAACCGCATGAAGGTCTCGAGCGTGTCCATGAGCGTGGCGTTAGCCACAGGTCTGTATGCCACTCACACCTTTGTACCGCCAACACCAGGCCCTATCGCCGCGGCAGGTAACTTAGGGCTAGAGTCCAACTTAGGCCTAGTGATTGGTGTCGGCTTATTTGTTGCTGCCGTTGCCGCACTTGCGGGGATGTTATGGGCGAACCGTTTTGCCAGTGTTGAACCCGATGGCGAAGGCGCAGAAGAACTAAAAGCTCAGGCAGCTGATTTTGAAGCCTTAAAACAAAGCTATGGCACACTCCCTAGCCCATTAAAGGCCTTTGCACCGATTTTTGTGCCTATCCTGTTAATTTGCTTAGGCTCTATCGCCAACTTCCCGTCTGCACCACTGGGCAAAGAAGGCCTATTCAGCCTGTTAGTCTTCCTTGGCCAACCCGTTAACGCCCTGCTTATCGGTCTGTTCCTGTCACTGCTGCTATTGAAAAGCGATAACAAGATTGCCGAATTTAGCGAACGTATCAGCCAAGGTTTAGTTGCAGCTGCACCGATTATTTTGATCACCGGTGCCGGTGGTGCCTTCGGTGCAGTGTTAAAAGCCACACCTATCGGCGACTACCTAGGTAGCTCACTGTCGGCGCTAGGGGTGGGTATTTTTATGCCCTTTATCGTCGCCGCCGCACTGAAATCGGCGCAAGGTTCATCCACCGTCGCCCTAGTGGCAACCTCGGCCTTAGTCGCGCCTATGCTGGGCGATATTGGTCTTGGCAGTGATATGGGCCGAGTGTTAACCGTAATGGCGATTGGTGCCGGCGCCATGACAGTCTCCCACGCCAACGACAGCTTCTTCTGGGTCGTGACTCAATTTAGCCGCATGAGCGTTAAACAAGCCTATAAAGCACAAACCATGGCGACCCTTATCCAAGGCGTTACCGCAATGCTGACCGTGTATGTACTAAGCTTAGTGCTGCTCTAA
- a CDS encoding glycerate kinase — MKIVIAPDSFKESLSALDVANAIEQGLTQVIPDCEIVKIPVADGGEGTVQSMVDATGGSIVNLEVMGPLGHKVKAHYGILGQQAKGTIAVIEMASASGLHHVPRDQRNPLLTTSYGTGELICDALNRGIKHIILGLGGSATNDGGAGMAQALDILLLDKQGKTLSAGGAALSQLASIDISHAHPLLKECTFEVACDVDNPLCGERGASAIFGPQKGATPEMVSTLDAALSHYADVIAQSGVTDHRNQAGAGAAGGMGLGVMAFLGAELKPGVEIVMQTVGLADKIRGADLVITGEGRIDGQTIFGKTPMGVLKQAQLQNIPTIGIAGCLGDNANAVLEQGMAAIFPIIPHLSPLDDVLANAKTNLTNTARNIGAVLMLGKR; from the coding sequence ATGAAGATAGTTATCGCCCCCGATTCCTTTAAAGAGAGCTTAAGCGCACTTGATGTGGCTAATGCGATCGAACAAGGCTTAACACAAGTGATCCCAGACTGTGAGATTGTCAAAATCCCCGTCGCCGATGGCGGCGAAGGCACTGTGCAATCTATGGTCGATGCCACTGGCGGCAGCATTGTCAATTTAGAGGTCATGGGGCCACTCGGCCATAAAGTCAAAGCCCATTACGGCATTTTAGGCCAGCAAGCCAAAGGCACGATTGCGGTGATTGAAATGGCCTCCGCCTCGGGTTTACACCATGTACCAAGGGATCAGCGTAACCCGCTGCTCACCACCAGTTATGGTACGGGCGAGCTGATTTGTGATGCGCTCAATCGCGGGATAAAACACATTATTTTAGGCTTGGGCGGCAGTGCAACCAACGATGGCGGCGCAGGTATGGCCCAAGCGCTGGATATTTTACTGCTAGATAAACAAGGTAAAACCTTAAGTGCAGGTGGCGCTGCGCTCTCTCAACTTGCCAGTATCGATATAAGCCACGCCCATCCACTACTGAAAGAATGTACCTTTGAAGTGGCCTGCGATGTCGATAATCCGCTGTGTGGCGAGCGTGGCGCTTCTGCCATATTCGGCCCGCAAAAAGGCGCAACACCCGAGATGGTGAGTACCTTAGACGCAGCACTAAGTCACTATGCCGATGTGATTGCCCAAAGCGGCGTCACCGATCACCGTAACCAAGCTGGCGCGGGCGCAGCAGGCGGAATGGGACTTGGCGTGATGGCCTTTTTAGGCGCCGAGCTTAAACCCGGTGTTGAGATTGTGATGCAAACAGTGGGACTGGCAGACAAAATTCGCGGCGCGGATCTTGTCATCACCGGCGAAGGCCGAATCGATGGCCAGACCATATTTGGCAAAACCCCGATGGGCGTATTAAAGCAAGCGCAGCTGCAAAATATTCCGACTATCGGGATTGCGGGTTGCCTTGGCGACAATGCTAATGCCGTACTCGAGCAAGGTATGGCGGCGATTTTTCCCATCATTCCACACTTAAGTCCACTGGACGATGTGCTGGCGAACGCCAAAACGAATCTGACCAATACCGCCCGTAATATTGGCGCCGTCTTGATGCTGGGCAAGCGCTAA
- a CDS encoding uracil-DNA glycosylase family protein, protein MMTDMSHPAIEPNGSAELSILLKQIRACQLCQGELPLPAKPILQASSQARILIAGQAPGVKTHHKGIPFDDASGERLRAWLNVSREQFYDPALFAIVPMGFCFPGTIERNGKKQGDKPPRPECAATWHAKLLALMPQIELVLVLGQYAIDYHLPRTRAIDTTDEALSSQAIVVSTPQTNKKITVTQAIEQWSLYWPRLMVMPHPSPRNNLWLKQHPEFEREQLPTLQARIAGLLASSKPM, encoded by the coding sequence ATGATGACAGACATGTCGCACCCAGCTATCGAGCCAAACGGCTCAGCCGAGCTCAGTATATTGCTCAAACAAATCCGCGCTTGCCAACTGTGTCAGGGCGAATTGCCCCTACCAGCAAAACCCATCTTACAAGCCAGTAGCCAAGCACGGATCTTAATCGCTGGCCAAGCCCCCGGCGTAAAAACCCACCATAAGGGCATCCCCTTCGACGATGCCAGTGGCGAGCGGCTGCGCGCTTGGCTTAATGTCAGTCGGGAACAATTTTATGACCCCGCACTGTTTGCCATAGTGCCGATGGGATTTTGTTTTCCGGGAACCATTGAACGCAATGGAAAAAAGCAGGGTGATAAACCGCCACGCCCCGAGTGCGCCGCAACTTGGCATGCGAAGTTATTGGCCTTGATGCCACAGATAGAATTAGTGCTGGTTCTTGGCCAATATGCCATTGATTACCATCTACCGCGCACACGGGCCATAGATACCACAGACGAAGCGTTAAGCTCTCAAGCGATAGTGGTATCCACTCCTCAAACGAACAAGAAGATCACAGTGACCCAAGCCATTGAGCAATGGTCGTTATATTGGCCTAGGCTGATGGTCATGCCCCACCCTAGCCCGCGCAACAATCTTTGGCTAAAACAGCATCCCGAGTTTGAGCGCGAACAGCTCCCCACACTTCAAGCGCGTATCGCAGGCCTGCTGGCAAGTTCTAAGCCTATGTAA
- a CDS encoding M4 family metallopeptidase: MKVYLLPSVLSMCVAASLQAQAAEFNVNHGQSLSAAAGLSQKHSFKEVKTVTLNKGQSKTKALQYFDGVLVYGHHLVVSTDDTEQSAMGDVAQIADDFSVAAGISQGQAIAALNRLYPGSAATGKKDVQLVILMTEDNPRLVYRVSYLSDQTDALSRPTGFVDAQTGEVLEHWNEIMTAKNNVGKPGGGGGGSGGSSTPFDATGPGGNTKIGGYYYGDAYGKLKVSESNGTCTMTNANVKTVNMANSTRRGSVFTFTCPENTYQMVNGAYSPLNDAHYFGGVIFNMYKEWYNTKPLSFQLEMRVHYGRNYENAFWDGSAMSFGDGASYFYPLVSLDVSAHEVSHGFTEQNSGLNYSGQSGGINEAFSDIAGEAAEFYMRGSNDWKVGYDIVKGSGALRYMDNPPKDGRSIDNAANYTSSMDVHYSSGVFNKAFYTLATKNGWNTRKAFDVFVLANQLYWTPTSTFNQAACGVQQAASANGSAYPVADVAAAFAVVGVSCQ; the protein is encoded by the coding sequence ATGAAAGTCTATCTCTTACCTTCTGTACTCAGTATGTGCGTTGCGGCAAGCCTTCAGGCGCAGGCCGCTGAGTTCAACGTTAATCACGGGCAATCCCTCTCGGCAGCGGCAGGGTTGAGCCAAAAACACAGCTTTAAAGAGGTCAAAACGGTAACGCTCAATAAAGGTCAAAGCAAAACGAAAGCGTTGCAGTATTTCGATGGTGTGCTGGTGTATGGCCATCATCTGGTTGTGAGCACGGATGATACAGAACAAAGTGCCATGGGGGATGTGGCACAAATTGCGGATGATTTTTCGGTAGCGGCAGGGATTTCTCAAGGGCAGGCGATTGCGGCGTTGAATCGGTTATATCCAGGTTCGGCGGCAACCGGTAAAAAGGATGTGCAACTGGTGATCTTGATGACCGAGGATAACCCGAGGTTAGTGTATCGGGTGTCTTACTTAAGCGATCAAACCGATGCGTTATCTCGGCCGACAGGTTTTGTCGATGCGCAAACCGGCGAGGTGCTTGAGCACTGGAATGAGATCATGACCGCCAAGAATAACGTGGGTAAACCCGGCGGTGGTGGAGGCGGTTCAGGTGGTAGCAGCACTCCTTTTGATGCAACGGGTCCTGGCGGCAATACCAAAATCGGTGGTTACTACTACGGCGATGCTTACGGTAAACTTAAGGTGAGTGAGTCTAATGGTACATGTACTATGACCAACGCCAATGTGAAAACCGTGAACATGGCGAACTCGACTCGTCGAGGTTCTGTGTTCACCTTTACTTGTCCCGAGAATACTTATCAGATGGTCAATGGTGCTTATTCGCCTTTAAATGATGCCCACTATTTCGGTGGTGTTATTTTTAATATGTATAAGGAATGGTATAACACCAAACCATTAAGTTTCCAGTTGGAGATGCGGGTGCATTATGGCCGTAACTATGAAAATGCCTTCTGGGACGGCTCGGCTATGTCCTTCGGTGATGGTGCGAGTTACTTCTATCCCCTCGTGAGTTTGGACGTTTCCGCCCATGAAGTGAGCCACGGCTTTACCGAGCAGAACTCGGGCTTAAATTACAGCGGCCAGTCCGGCGGTATCAATGAAGCGTTTTCGGATATTGCCGGTGAGGCGGCCGAGTTCTACATGCGTGGCAGTAACGACTGGAAAGTGGGCTACGACATAGTTAAAGGCAGTGGTGCACTGCGTTATATGGATAATCCGCCTAAGGATGGCCGCTCAATCGACAATGCTGCCAATTACACTAGTTCCATGGATGTGCATTATTCCTCAGGGGTGTTTAACAAAGCTTTTTACACTCTGGCTACCAAGAATGGTTGGAATACTCGCAAGGCGTTCGATGTGTTTGTGTTAGCGAACCAGCTGTATTGGACACCAACCTCGACCTTTAACCAAGCGGCCTGTGGCGTGCAGCAGGCGGCGAGTGCCAATGGTTCTGCCTATCCTGTGGCGGATGTGGCTGCGGCATTTGCCGTGGTGGGCGTGAGTTGCCAATGA
- a CDS encoding sugar diacid recognition domain-containing protein: MYVLDQHIAKQIVSRTMKIIGHNINVMNGQGVILGSGDPKRIGSTHEGALLAIAQNRNVELSEEVASGLHGVKPGINLPLHYQGQIIGVIGITGDPAELTHYGELLKMTAEMIVEQANQQDQLQWENRQREEFILQLIKAQTDDDEQLHRWAKQLDIDINLPRVAAIIEVSEKQSTPTQQKSAAFTSLAQSEQSADERNPRVSEILKQVLHLLQNPDRGNLIAMTSMSQLVILKPAFLDGKQWDPELENQRIDKLLQRLPAQMDLNFKIALGHFFPEKGGIARSYQTAQETLNLGKQLNPEGTKYLFEDYSLQVLLSGLKHDWRGQALASPYQQLAKADKNGQLRKTLAAYITHFGDAQQCANALFIHRNTLRYRLDKIQQLTKSDIHSLHGLLSLYLGQLIDTSNYRLE, encoded by the coding sequence ATGTACGTTTTGGATCAACACATCGCTAAACAAATTGTGAGTCGCACCATGAAAATCATTGGGCACAATATCAATGTGATGAATGGTCAGGGCGTGATCTTAGGTTCCGGCGATCCCAAACGTATTGGCTCGACCCACGAGGGTGCGCTGCTCGCTATCGCCCAAAACCGCAATGTGGAACTGAGTGAAGAAGTGGCCTCTGGTTTACATGGTGTCAAACCCGGCATCAACTTACCCTTGCATTATCAAGGGCAAATTATTGGTGTGATTGGTATTACTGGCGATCCAGCCGAGTTAACCCACTACGGTGAGCTGCTAAAAATGACCGCCGAAATGATTGTCGAACAAGCCAACCAGCAGGATCAGCTGCAGTGGGAAAATCGTCAGCGTGAAGAATTTATTTTGCAGTTGATTAAGGCGCAAACCGATGACGATGAGCAATTGCATCGCTGGGCCAAGCAACTCGACATCGATATCAATTTGCCGCGAGTGGCCGCCATAATTGAAGTCAGTGAAAAACAATCCACGCCAACCCAGCAAAAATCCGCTGCGTTTACTTCATTAGCTCAGAGCGAGCAAAGCGCGGACGAGCGTAATCCCAGAGTCAGCGAAATCCTCAAGCAAGTGCTGCATTTACTGCAAAATCCCGATCGCGGCAACTTAATTGCCATGACCTCGATGTCGCAACTGGTGATCTTAAAACCGGCCTTTTTGGATGGTAAACAGTGGGATCCTGAGCTTGAAAACCAGCGTATCGATAAACTGCTGCAGCGTTTACCGGCGCAGATGGATTTAAATTTTAAAATCGCTCTTGGACATTTTTTCCCTGAAAAAGGCGGCATTGCACGCTCCTACCAAACCGCGCAGGAAACCTTGAACTTAGGCAAGCAGCTTAACCCCGAGGGCACTAAATACCTGTTTGAAGACTACTCCTTGCAAGTGCTGTTATCTGGGCTCAAGCATGATTGGCGTGGTCAAGCGCTGGCCAGCCCCTACCAACAATTAGCCAAGGCCGATAAAAATGGTCAGCTACGCAAAACCCTAGCCGCCTATATCACTCACTTTGGTGATGCACAGCAATGCGCCAATGCGCTGTTTATTCACCGAAATACCCTAAGATATCGGTTAGATAAAATTCAGCAACTCACCAAGAGTGACATCCATTCCCTCCACGGATTGTTAAGCCTTTATCTTGGCCAGTTGATAGATACCTCAAATTACCGACTCGAGTAG
- a CDS encoding catalase family peroxidase, whose translation MQLYHAKLSSLATACLMVGSVFVAPLASAAERTIPELVDAVNGTPDAASREAGKKVKLRNHTKGFCTSGYFAPNPQLHDSLNIPFFNQNPIKVTARFSLGGTNPKLSDKTPGRFMSLKIDGERENLNFVTTNVPMFFASNLEDFYLFQTKSKQGAEGKQWLIDNKPDAKAFFDYLKQLPPSPSFANSQYFGVNSFLFTDKQNNSIAGKWIFEPVAGTQALTQQALAQLNDDFLKPELLNRIQSQPAKWDLYIQLAEQGDEINNPTVLWPENRPRILVGQVVIDGKRDSDPQVQQCDRSIFNPLLLPKGIAASDDPILNARTAAYVESFIRRQ comes from the coding sequence ATGCAGCTATATCATGCCAAACTCAGCTCACTCGCCACTGCGTGCCTAATGGTCGGCTCAGTGTTTGTCGCCCCACTTGCCAGCGCGGCGGAGCGTACCATTCCAGAGTTAGTGGATGCAGTAAACGGTACGCCAGATGCGGCGAGTCGCGAGGCGGGTAAAAAAGTTAAACTGCGTAATCATACAAAAGGGTTTTGTACCTCGGGTTACTTTGCCCCCAATCCCCAATTGCACGATTCACTCAACATTCCCTTTTTTAATCAAAATCCCATCAAAGTGACCGCTCGTTTTTCCCTCGGCGGCACTAACCCTAAGTTGTCCGATAAAACCCCGGGGCGCTTTATGTCATTAAAAATCGATGGCGAGCGGGAAAACCTCAACTTTGTGACCACCAATGTGCCGATGTTTTTTGCCAGTAACCTAGAGGACTTTTATCTGTTCCAAACCAAGAGCAAGCAAGGCGCCGAAGGTAAGCAATGGCTTATCGATAATAAGCCCGACGCCAAAGCCTTTTTCGACTATCTCAAACAATTGCCGCCGAGTCCGAGTTTTGCCAATAGCCAGTACTTTGGGGTGAACAGTTTTCTGTTTACCGACAAGCAAAATAACAGCATTGCGGGTAAATGGATTTTTGAACCCGTAGCGGGCACGCAAGCCCTTACCCAGCAAGCGTTGGCACAGCTCAATGATGACTTTCTCAAGCCTGAGTTGCTCAATAGAATTCAGTCTCAACCTGCCAAGTGGGATCTGTATATTCAGTTAGCGGAACAAGGCGATGAGATTAATAACCCGACAGTGCTTTGGCCCGAAAACCGTCCGCGCATTCTCGTCGGGCAAGTGGTGATTGATGGCAAGCGCGACAGCGATCCTCAAGTGCAACAATGTGATAGAAGCATCTTTAACCCTCTGCTCCTGCCCAAAGGCATAGCAGCGTCGGACGACCCCATCCTCAATGCCCGCACCGCGGCATATGTCGAGTCCTTTATCCGTCGTCAATAA